A region from the Bacteroidota bacterium genome encodes:
- a CDS encoding DUF5606 domain-containing protein, translated as MDLSKIVSIAGKPGLYKVIGSGKNSILVESLIDGKRFPAFTHQRISALEEIAVFTTSDDRPLKEVFRAMHDQFGLQPDFDYKKLSPDQMAEKFAQAVPDYDTERVYPNDIKKAFSWYVLLAEKGLLDFKEDTAHEENNNTEPAAE; from the coding sequence ATGGATTTGAGTAAGATTGTTTCGATTGCCGGCAAACCCGGCCTCTATAAAGTGATTGGCAGTGGCAAGAACAGTATTCTGGTAGAGTCGCTTATCGATGGCAAAAGATTTCCAGCATTCACACACCAACGCATCAGCGCCCTGGAAGAAATAGCCGTGTTCACTACAAGCGACGACCGCCCGCTCAAGGAGGTTTTCAGGGCAATGCACGATCAGTTTGGCTTGCAACCCGATTTCGACTACAAAAAGCTCAGCCCTGACCAAATGGCCGAAAAATTTGCCCAGGCCGTGCCCGATTACGACACCGAAAGGGTTTATCCGAATGACATCAAGAAAGCTTTCAGCTGGTATGTCCTTCTGGCTGAAAAAGGATTGCTCGACTTCAAGGAAGATACTGCTCACGAAGAAAACAACAATACAGAACCGGCTGCCGAATAG
- a CDS encoding DUF2279 domain-containing protein, translating into MIRGLLLPVIVFCLCLNLSGRAQQAETGKRHWLTPSDTLHKPRLRFIVGATAVAYTGVFYGLNELWYKGYPRSSFRWINDGGEWLQLDKAGHAITPYQTSRLYAGALRWAGVEPRKAALYAGISMFMASNTIEVFDGFSAQWGASAWDIVANFTGAGLMTAQELLWQEQRIALKLSFSFVDYPPGPLHDRARHLYGTSFIQRAIKDYNSINIWLSVNPASFGMNMGKLGWLNLAAGYSIDNVYGGYSNIWTDKNGQQHDYSHVQRTRQFYLSPDIDFTRIPTNSPELKTLFQVLNVFKLPAPALEFNSRGEVNWHWLR; encoded by the coding sequence ATGATCAGAGGCTTGTTACTACCGGTAATTGTTTTTTGTCTGTGTCTGAATCTCTCAGGCCGGGCACAGCAGGCTGAAACCGGTAAAAGGCACTGGCTCACCCCTTCGGACACACTTCATAAACCCAGGCTCAGGTTTATTGTCGGAGCCACGGCGGTAGCCTACACCGGAGTTTTTTACGGGCTTAATGAATTGTGGTACAAGGGGTATCCGCGCAGTTCGTTTCGCTGGATCAACGATGGGGGCGAATGGCTGCAGCTCGACAAGGCCGGCCATGCCATTACGCCTTATCAAACCTCGCGGCTGTATGCCGGTGCATTGCGCTGGGCAGGCGTTGAACCGCGTAAAGCCGCACTTTATGCGGGTATTTCGATGTTCATGGCTTCGAACACGATTGAAGTTTTCGACGGATTTTCGGCCCAATGGGGCGCCTCGGCCTGGGATATTGTGGCCAATTTTACCGGCGCCGGTTTGATGACCGCCCAGGAACTGTTGTGGCAGGAACAGCGAATTGCACTCAAGCTCAGCTTCTCGTTTGTTGACTATCCGCCCGGGCCGCTTCACGACCGTGCCCGACACCTTTATGGCACTTCTTTCATACAGCGGGCCATCAAGGATTATAATTCCATTAACATCTGGCTCAGCGTGAATCCGGCATCCTTCGGGATGAATATGGGAAAGCTGGGATGGCTCAACCTGGCCGCTGGCTATTCTATCGATAATGTGTATGGCGGTTACTCCAACATCTGGACCGATAAAAACGGACAACAACACGATTACAGTCACGTGCAGCGCACCCGCCAGTTTTATCTTTCGCCCGATATTGATTTCACGCGCATTCCGACAAACTCGCCCGAATTGAAAACCTTGTTTCAGGTGCTCAATGTGTTTAAGCTGCCAGCGCCGGCCCTGGAATTCAACAGCCGTGGCGAGGTCAACTGGCACTGGTTAAGATGA
- a CDS encoding PQQ-dependent sugar dehydrogenase gives MKQFIILALMFWLSACAEQKGSNRPVSPEATHKITPEILAEGLENPWSMAFLPDGRILIAERPGRLRVFQDGRLLPEPISGLPRIWAHGQGGLLDVVLHPSYGENGWIYLAYSTNEGNVGNTAIARARLDGNRLTDLQELFRGSPLTSLQFHFGCRIVFENDDLFYFPIGDRGEMDNAQRLDNHNGKVMRLHADGSIPADNPFVGVENAKPEIWTYGHRNIQGMQLHPVTGQLWTHEHGPRGGDEVNIEQKGANYGWPKATFGINYNGTIISNDTSLPGMVDPTHYWVPSIAPCGMTFVTSDLYPNWKHNLLVGALAGMHIQRLVFENNKAIHHEKILEGFARFRDIRQGPDGYLYALTEGPGLFLRLRPE, from the coding sequence ATGAAACAGTTTATCATCTTGGCACTGATGTTCTGGCTGAGTGCCTGTGCCGAGCAAAAGGGCAGCAACCGGCCTGTTTCACCGGAGGCCACGCACAAAATAACCCCTGAAATCCTGGCCGAAGGGCTGGAGAATCCCTGGAGCATGGCCTTTCTGCCCGATGGCCGGATATTAATCGCTGAGCGACCCGGCAGGTTGCGTGTTTTTCAGGATGGCAGACTGCTGCCCGAACCCATCAGTGGATTGCCGCGCATCTGGGCACATGGTCAGGGCGGACTTTTGGACGTGGTACTGCATCCTTCGTACGGAGAAAACGGATGGATTTATCTCGCTTATTCCACCAACGAAGGCAATGTGGGAAATACGGCCATTGCCCGTGCCCGGCTCGATGGCAACAGGCTGACCGACCTGCAGGAGCTCTTCCGGGGCAGCCCGCTCACCTCGTTGCAGTTCCATTTTGGCTGCAGAATAGTTTTCGAAAACGACGACCTTTTCTATTTCCCGATAGGCGACCGGGGCGAGATGGACAATGCACAGCGGCTTGATAACCACAATGGCAAAGTGATGCGCCTGCATGCCGACGGCAGCATCCCGGCCGACAACCCTTTTGTTGGGGTAGAAAATGCCAAACCTGAGATCTGGACCTATGGCCACCGCAATATCCAGGGGATGCAATTGCACCCTGTCACCGGACAACTCTGGACACATGAACACGGCCCGCGTGGTGGTGACGAAGTTAACATTGAACAAAAGGGCGCCAACTATGGCTGGCCCAAAGCCACTTTCGGCATCAATTACAACGGCACCATAATCAGCAACGACACCAGCCTGCCCGGCATGGTTGACCCTACCCACTATTGGGTGCCATCCATCGCGCCATGTGGCATGACCTTCGTTACCAGCGATTTATATCCGAACTGGAAGCACAACCTGCTCGTGGGTGCTTTGGCAGGAATGCACATCCAAAGGCTTGTTTTTGAAAACAATAAGGCAATCCATCACGAGAAAATCCTGGAGGGATTCGCCCGTTTCCGCGACATCCGTCAGGGACCGGATGGGTATCTGTATGCCCTCACCGAAGGTCCGGGCCTGTTTTTGCGTTTGCGGCCGGAGTAA
- a CDS encoding endonuclease/exonuclease/phosphatase family protein, with translation MRNVLIISFVFLVLAISLQAQKPQEFVALSWNIRLDTPYDGANAWAYRKEGFCNHLKAVDADVYGFQEVLHNQLLDLKACLNGYNFVGVGRTDGKTAGEYSPLFYRAERFDCIESGTKWLSPAPDQPGSVGWDAALERIVTYARLVDRLSGDTLMVMNTHFDHVGQKAREQSALLLMSFWQQLAGKGPAVIMGDINSDIQNPAYQVFMGAGLEDARQVAGQQEAMQATYTGFDDDPANDALIDFIFHSAHYCALAYQVQPVNHGGSYLSDHLPVVARMKRIAK, from the coding sequence ATGCGTAACGTATTAATAATCAGCTTTGTCTTTCTTGTGCTTGCGATTTCACTGCAGGCGCAGAAACCACAGGAATTCGTTGCTTTGAGCTGGAACATCCGGCTCGATACTCCCTACGATGGGGCCAATGCATGGGCGTACAGGAAGGAAGGTTTTTGCAATCACCTCAAAGCGGTGGATGCAGATGTATATGGTTTTCAGGAAGTGCTGCACAACCAGCTGCTTGATTTGAAAGCTTGTCTGAATGGTTACAATTTTGTGGGTGTGGGCCGCACGGATGGCAAAACCGCCGGGGAGTATTCGCCCTTGTTTTACCGCGCGGAAAGGTTTGATTGTATTGAAAGCGGAACCAAATGGCTTTCTCCTGCGCCCGACCAGCCGGGATCGGTTGGCTGGGATGCTGCCCTTGAACGCATTGTCACATATGCCCGGCTGGTTGACAGGCTTTCGGGCGACACCTTGATGGTGATGAACACCCATTTCGACCATGTCGGTCAGAAAGCGCGTGAGCAAAGCGCTTTGTTGCTGATGTCATTTTGGCAGCAACTTGCCGGCAAAGGTCCGGCTGTCATAATGGGGGACATAAACTCAGATATACAAAACCCTGCATATCAGGTATTTATGGGCGCCGGTCTGGAAGATGCCAGGCAGGTGGCCGGTCAGCAGGAGGCTATGCAGGCCACTTACACCGGATTTGATGACGACCCAGCCAATGATGCACTCATCGATTTCATCTTTCATTCAGCACATTACTGTGCATTGGCTTACCAGGTGCAACCGGTGAACCATGGCGGGAGCTATCTTTCGGATCATCTTCCGGTGGTGGCCAGGATGAAACGGATAGCGAAGTAG
- a CDS encoding ROK family protein, with protein sequence MKTVAIGIDIGGTNTAIGVVDRDGKVLVKETIPTPGHGNVNMFIDDMVGSIRQLLNAVEGLNPSIEVLGIGIGAPNANYYTGNIEQAPNLSFKGVVPMVKLIEERLPEMKAIAITNDANAAAIGEMIYGGAKGMKDFVVYTLGTGVGSGVVVNGDLVYGHDGFAGECGHMTIIPGGRLCGCGGYGHLEAYCSAPGMKRTALELLAKYNATNSPLANFSFNELSSKFIFESAEKGDKVAQEVFELTGQWLGQGLAITAHHTSPEAIFLFGGPTAAGAYIFRPAIDSMEKHLLPTFKNKIKVLPSQLKPGDAAIVGASALVYKELEKRL encoded by the coding sequence ATGAAAACGGTAGCCATTGGTATTGACATAGGCGGCACAAACACCGCTATAGGGGTGGTGGATCGCGACGGCAAAGTACTGGTCAAAGAGACCATTCCCACGCCCGGACACGGAAACGTAAATATGTTTATCGATGATATGGTGGGTTCGATCCGGCAGTTGCTCAATGCCGTGGAAGGCCTGAACCCCTCCATCGAAGTGCTGGGCATTGGCATAGGCGCCCCAAACGCCAACTATTACACGGGTAACATCGAACAGGCCCCTAACCTCTCATTCAAGGGGGTAGTGCCCATGGTAAAGCTGATTGAGGAACGTCTGCCCGAGATGAAAGCCATCGCCATCACCAACGATGCCAATGCTGCCGCGATTGGCGAGATGATCTACGGCGGAGCCAAAGGCATGAAAGATTTTGTAGTGTACACCCTGGGCACGGGCGTTGGTAGCGGCGTGGTCGTAAACGGCGACCTGGTCTATGGGCACGACGGATTTGCCGGCGAATGCGGCCACATGACCATCATTCCCGGCGGCAGGCTCTGCGGCTGTGGAGGTTATGGCCACCTCGAAGCCTATTGCTCAGCCCCCGGCATGAAACGCACTGCTCTCGAACTGCTGGCCAAATACAATGCCACCAACAGTCCGCTGGCCAATTTTTCCTTTAACGAACTCAGCTCGAAATTCATCTTCGAATCGGCCGAAAAAGGCGACAAGGTGGCACAGGAAGTTTTCGAGCTCACCGGGCAATGGCTGGGTCAGGGACTGGCCATCACCGCACATCATACCAGCCCTGAGGCCATTTTCCTTTTCGGCGGCCCAACTGCTGCAGGAGCCTACATTTTCAGGCCTGCCATCGACAGCATGGAAAAACACCTTCTGCCCACATTTAAAAACAAAATCAAGGTATTGCCTTCCCAACTCAAGCCGGGCGATGCAGCCATTGTTGGCGCAAGCGCCCTGGTGTACAAAGAACTTGAAAAACGACTTTAA
- a CDS encoding MFS transporter: MKEKNNSMAIGLTAFGAIFFIFGFATTFIVTLSAPVKEIFKLSEFAAQLLTSAFFLAYLIMSIPTGKIIDRIGYKGTVIAGLVLMSLGSFIYIPASSLPSFGLFLAATFILAVGVVFLQVAANPYVIALGPESTASGRLNLTQALNSIATMIAPWLIAVAIFKGLQFPEDATVAAQRVPMPFIIMGALVMLVAVVIFALKLPAIVVEKTEKKSVWQYPHVVLGAIAIFVYVGAEVGNAGLIVNYLKNSAGFTAEEASTYAAIYWGGAMIGRFFGSFMFSDMHISKKLSYAVPVLILALISGSFVTNWSWNIGLIFALIALVNFGIMQIGKGQAARTLAIFALMAALLDISTSLSTGHVALWSVISIGLFNSIMFPNIFSLAVSNLSKAELSGASGLINTLIFGGAIIPPIMGAIADSAGYTWAFLVPALCYLYIFYYAVKGHKVRS, translated from the coding sequence ATGAAAGAAAAGAACAACAGTATGGCCATTGGTCTGACCGCCTTTGGGGCCATTTTTTTCATTTTTGGATTTGCAACCACATTTATCGTTACACTGAGTGCCCCTGTAAAGGAAATCTTCAAACTCAGCGAGTTTGCTGCCCAGCTCCTCACCTCTGCATTTTTTCTGGCATACCTGATTATGTCCATTCCCACAGGGAAGATCATCGACCGTATCGGATACAAAGGCACTGTGATTGCAGGCCTGGTGCTGATGTCGCTGGGAAGTTTTATTTACATTCCTGCCTCGAGCCTGCCCTCTTTTGGTTTGTTTCTGGCTGCCACCTTCATTCTGGCAGTCGGTGTCGTATTTCTTCAGGTAGCTGCCAATCCGTATGTGATTGCCCTCGGGCCTGAATCCACGGCTTCGGGAAGGCTCAACCTCACCCAGGCGCTCAACTCCATTGCCACCATGATTGCCCCCTGGCTCATTGCCGTGGCCATCTTCAAAGGTCTGCAGTTTCCTGAGGATGCAACTGTGGCTGCCCAGCGTGTACCCATGCCTTTTATCATCATGGGTGCCCTTGTGATGCTTGTGGCTGTGGTCATCTTTGCGCTGAAACTACCTGCAATCGTGGTCGAGAAAACCGAGAAAAAGAGTGTGTGGCAATATCCTCATGTTGTGCTCGGAGCCATCGCCATCTTTGTGTACGTCGGGGCTGAGGTAGGCAATGCCGGCCTTATTGTCAACTATCTTAAAAACAGCGCAGGTTTCACGGCCGAAGAAGCCTCAACCTATGCCGCCATCTATTGGGGTGGGGCCATGATTGGCAGGTTCTTTGGTTCGTTCATGTTTTCCGACATGCACATCAGCAAAAAACTGTCGTATGCAGTGCCTGTACTCATCCTGGCGCTCATCTCCGGATCGTTTGTCACCAACTGGAGCTGGAATATCGGACTCATTTTTGCCCTGATTGCCCTGGTCAACTTCGGCATCATGCAGATTGGCAAGGGTCAGGCTGCACGCACCCTGGCCATTTTCGCACTCATGGCAGCTTTGCTCGACATCTCCACCAGCCTCTCCACAGGTCATGTAGCGCTTTGGTCCGTAATTTCTATCGGACTGTTCAATTCCATCATGTTCCCCAACATCTTTTCGCTTGCAGTGAGCAACCTCAGCAAAGCTGAACTTAGCGGCGCCTCGGGACTGATCAACACCCTCATTTTCGGGGGTGCTATCATTCCGCCCATCATGGGAGCCATTGCCGACAGTGCAGGTTACACCTGGGCTTTTCTTGTGCCGGCCTTGTGCTACCTGTACATATTCTACTACGCAGTAAAAGGACACAAAGTGAGATCATAA
- a CDS encoding zinc ribbon domain-containing protein, which yields MKTIRFTCPKCGHNQHELGEIYAAGSMLTKIFNIQNRKFTSISCKRCTYTELYKTEMKKISNVFDFLVG from the coding sequence ATGAAAACAATAAGATTCACCTGCCCGAAATGCGGACACAACCAGCATGAGCTGGGCGAAATTTACGCCGCTGGCAGCATGCTCACCAAGATTTTCAACATTCAGAACCGGAAGTTTACCAGCATAAGCTGCAAAAGATGCACCTACACGGAGCTTTACAAAACTGAAATGAAGAAAATCAGCAATGTCTTCGACTTTCTGGTGGGTTAA
- a CDS encoding Arc family DNA binding domain-containing protein, with protein sequence MARKAFVLRIDEKLLAAVEKWAADEFRSTNGQLEWIVARALQQAGRLRNDAPDEQPNTSNPES encoded by the coding sequence ATGGCCCGCAAAGCATTTGTGCTTCGTATTGACGAAAAACTGCTTGCCGCAGTGGAGAAATGGGCTGCCGACGAGTTCCGCAGCACCAACGGTCAGCTCGAGTGGATAGTTGCCCGCGCACTGCAACAGGCCGGAAGATTGAGAAACGACGCACCCGATGAACAACCGAACACCTCCAATCCAGAATCATGA
- a CDS encoding SPFH domain-containing protein, giving the protein MEKEFKPYSGYLFLLLALALVVGAIVMLVRTSNPWWVIGIAAGIFISIGLQVVNPNQSCVLTLFGKYAGTIRTNGFFWFNPFFMRKLISLRARNFDGEAIKVNDKIGNPIMIGLVLVWRVHDTFKAAFAVDDYEHFVVVQSEAALRKLAGLYPYDNFENEDAEITLRAGGQEVNHQLENEIAERLHLAGVEVIEARINYIAYAQEIAQAMLKRQQATAIIAARYKIVEGAVSMVEMALEQLSDKKIVELDEDKKATMVSNLMVVLCSDKEATPVLNTGSIYQ; this is encoded by the coding sequence ATGGAAAAAGAATTCAAACCTTATTCGGGTTATCTGTTTTTGCTTCTGGCCTTGGCGCTGGTCGTAGGCGCAATTGTCATGCTGGTGCGCACCTCCAATCCCTGGTGGGTAATCGGCATAGCGGCAGGCATTTTCATCAGCATCGGCCTTCAGGTGGTCAATCCCAACCAATCGTGTGTGCTTACGCTTTTCGGAAAGTATGCAGGCACCATCCGAACCAATGGTTTTTTCTGGTTCAACCCATTCTTCATGCGCAAACTTATTTCGCTCCGGGCAAGAAACTTCGACGGCGAAGCCATCAAGGTGAACGACAAAATCGGCAATCCGATCATGATCGGCTTGGTGTTGGTCTGGCGGGTGCACGACACGTTCAAGGCGGCCTTTGCGGTTGACGATTACGAACATTTTGTGGTGGTTCAGAGCGAAGCTGCACTGCGCAAGCTGGCCGGATTGTATCCCTACGATAATTTTGAGAACGAGGATGCCGAGATCACCCTGCGGGCAGGCGGGCAGGAAGTAAATCATCAGTTGGAGAACGAAATAGCCGAGCGTCTGCATCTTGCCGGGGTTGAGGTCATCGAGGCACGCATCAACTACATCGCCTACGCACAGGAAATTGCCCAGGCCATGCTTAAGCGCCAGCAGGCCACGGCTATCATTGCCGCCAGGTATAAAATTGTGGAGGGTGCGGTAAGCATGGTCGAAATGGCCCTCGAGCAGCTGTCGGACAAAAAGATCGTTGAACTTGACGAAGACAAAAAAGCCACCATGGTCAGCAACCTGATGGTGGTGCTTTGCAGCGATAAAGAAGCCACACCGGTGTTGAACACGGGTTCAATCTATCAGTAA
- a CDS encoding histidine phosphatase family protein, whose amino-acid sequence MKELIVVRHAKSSWEHAGLADHERPLLEKGKKRTRKIINYLQEQGVKPDFILTSSALRARETANYIAIGLGLDKGLMKVDPALYHADAEQLLAQFDDLSDTFNSVMLVGHNPALTNFVNFFLVPPIDWLPTSGVVALQFDTEHWDEIRTAPRSVRFVIFPKLV is encoded by the coding sequence ATGAAAGAACTGATAGTGGTCAGGCATGCCAAGTCGTCGTGGGAACATGCCGGCCTGGCCGACCATGAGCGCCCGTTGCTCGAAAAGGGTAAGAAGCGTACCCGAAAGATAATCAACTACTTACAAGAGCAGGGGGTAAAGCCTGATTTTATCCTGACAAGTTCGGCGCTCAGGGCGCGCGAAACGGCCAACTACATCGCCATCGGACTTGGTTTGGACAAAGGTTTGATGAAGGTTGACCCGGCATTGTATCATGCCGATGCAGAGCAGCTTCTGGCGCAGTTCGACGACCTTTCGGATACGTTCAACTCGGTGATGCTTGTGGGTCATAACCCAGCCCTGACCAATTTCGTCAATTTTTTCCTGGTGCCTCCTATCGACTGGCTGCCCACTTCGGGCGTAGTGGCATTGCAATTCGACACCGAGCATTGGGATGAGATACGCACGGCGCCCCGCTCGGTTCGTTTTGTGATTTTCCCCAAGCTGGTCTGA
- the ppk1 gene encoding polyphosphate kinase 1, whose protein sequence is MKDIPTINREVSWLHFNARVLQEAMDEGNPLFERLRFIGIYSNNRDEFFRVRVATLRRLKELQKKGGEGLDFDPGRVLKQIRRIIDEQESAYMSTYLKIREQLRNHGIFITEYGELDERLVAKVKDYFAEVVRPNLFPIMISGLKSVEGLRDSSIYLVVRLSSSKGIMPVDYALVKVPTSRLSRFFIIPEGDQYHVVLLDDVIRYNLGEIFLPFGYDTFQAYSTKFTRDAELDMENDVSKSFIEIMAESLKQRKRGVPVRFIYDRNMPAELLDMVLRKFKINKKDILIPGWKYHNFRDFMSFPRIGPEKLWDIPMTPLRHPDLPPYKSIFSVIRQKDIMLHFPYQTFMHIIDLLREASIDPKVRSIKMTLYRAARDSNVINALVNAARNGKSVTVFLEIQARFDEKANIQWSEKLLEEGVKVIKTIPGLKVHSKLLLIRRREEGGDVWYSNISTGNYNESTAKIYADDSLLTCNPQIGYDVGQMFKLFEAPYTPPQLNKLIISPYQTRKFFLKLLNQEIRNARAGKPAWAILKMNSLVDNKLVEKLYQASQEGVKIQLICRGICVLVPGLPGLSENIEVISIVDRFLEHSRVYVFGNNNQPQVFISSADWMVRNLDHRFEVVCPVEDPGLKEELIDMLRIQLSDNQKARLINGEEVNMYRKPAENEAPVRSQISIYNYLEVRGKKSDRE, encoded by the coding sequence GTGAAAGACATACCTACAATCAACCGCGAGGTAAGCTGGCTGCATTTCAACGCCCGTGTGCTTCAGGAAGCTATGGACGAGGGCAACCCCTTGTTCGAGCGCCTGCGTTTCATTGGCATTTATTCGAACAACCGGGATGAGTTTTTCCGGGTAAGGGTGGCCACCCTGCGACGTCTCAAGGAGCTTCAGAAGAAAGGTGGCGAAGGCCTTGATTTCGACCCTGGCAGGGTGCTCAAACAAATACGCCGCATTATCGATGAGCAGGAAAGTGCTTACATGAGCACTTACCTGAAAATCAGGGAACAACTGCGAAATCACGGCATCTTTATTACCGAATATGGTGAGCTTGATGAGCGGCTGGTTGCCAAGGTGAAGGATTATTTTGCCGAGGTGGTGCGGCCCAACCTTTTCCCGATTATGATCAGCGGGCTCAAGAGCGTCGAGGGTCTCAGGGATAGTTCAATCTACCTTGTAGTGAGGTTATCAAGTTCCAAAGGGATAATGCCCGTCGATTATGCCCTGGTCAAGGTGCCCACTTCCCGCCTGAGCCGTTTTTTTATCATTCCCGAAGGCGATCAATACCATGTGGTGTTGCTCGACGATGTGATCCGTTACAACCTGGGCGAGATCTTCCTGCCTTTCGGATACGACACTTTCCAGGCATACTCCACCAAGTTTACCCGGGATGCCGAGCTCGATATGGAAAACGATGTTTCGAAGAGCTTTATCGAAATCATGGCCGAGAGCCTGAAACAGAGAAAGCGCGGCGTTCCGGTGCGTTTCATCTACGACCGCAATATGCCTGCCGAGCTGCTCGACATGGTGTTGCGCAAGTTTAAGATCAACAAAAAAGACATCCTGATTCCCGGCTGGAAATATCACAACTTCCGCGATTTCATGTCGTTTCCGCGCATTGGTCCCGAAAAGCTCTGGGATATCCCCATGACCCCCCTGAGGCATCCTGACCTTCCGCCCTACAAGTCCATTTTCAGTGTCATCCGGCAGAAGGACATCATGTTGCATTTCCCTTATCAGACCTTCATGCACATCATCGACCTGCTGCGCGAAGCCTCTATCGATCCCAAGGTACGCAGCATCAAGATGACACTATACAGGGCTGCGCGCGACTCGAATGTGATCAATGCCCTGGTGAATGCTGCCCGCAATGGCAAATCGGTGACCGTGTTTCTTGAGATCCAGGCCCGCTTCGACGAAAAGGCCAACATCCAGTGGTCAGAAAAACTGCTTGAAGAAGGCGTCAAAGTCATCAAGACCATACCCGGACTCAAGGTGCACAGCAAACTTCTGCTGATCCGCAGGCGCGAGGAGGGGGGCGATGTGTGGTATTCGAACATCAGCACGGGCAATTACAACGAATCAACCGCAAAGATTTATGCCGACGACAGCCTGCTCACATGCAATCCCCAGATAGGTTACGATGTGGGGCAGATGTTCAAGCTCTTCGAAGCGCCATACACCCCACCTCAGCTCAATAAGCTCATCATCTCGCCTTACCAGACCCGCAAATTCTTTCTCAAGCTGCTCAATCAGGAAATCCGCAACGCCCGCGCCGGCAAACCAGCCTGGGCCATCTTGAAAATGAACAGCCTGGTGGACAACAAGCTGGTGGAAAAGCTTTACCAGGCATCGCAGGAAGGTGTCAAAATCCAGCTAATCTGCCGCGGCATTTGCGTTTTGGTTCCCGGATTGCCAGGGCTGAGCGAAAACATCGAGGTTATCAGCATTGTGGACCGTTTTCTGGAGCACAGCAGGGTGTATGTGTTTGGCAACAACAACCAGCCGCAGGTGTTCATTTCGTCGGCCGACTGGATGGTGCGCAACCTCGATCACCGCTTCGAAGTGGTTTGTCCGGTGGAAGATCCCGGGCTTAAAGAAGAACTCATCGATATGCTCCGCATCCAGCTCAGCGACAACCAAAAAGCACGGCTTATCAATGGTGAAGAAGTGAACATGTATCGCAAGCCAGCTGAAAACGAAGCTCCTGTACGCTCGCAGATCAGTATCTACAATTATCTCGAAGTGCGGGGAAAGAAAAGCGACAGGGAATGA